In Planktothrix sp. FACHB-1365, the following are encoded in one genomic region:
- a CDS encoding SDR family oxidoreductase encodes MMDFIDKTFIITGASAGIGKALALKLASQGAKLVLAARNQDALEKIADACIQSGTQALSVPTDVTKPEDCCHLIEQTVKYFGSIDGLVNNAGISMSVRFEEVKDLTLFERIMQVNYLGSVYCTYYALPYLKTSKGLLVAISSLTGKTGIPTRSGYAASKHAMQGFFDSLRIELRGTGVDVLVVSPGFVATDIRNRILGADGQPMVTGLPKGQKDIMSIEECTEQIFRAMQERKRELVMTSQGRLGHWLKLIAPDLLDRIIYRKFLSKLD; translated from the coding sequence ATGATGGATTTTATTGATAAAACTTTTATAATTACGGGCGCATCTGCGGGGATTGGAAAAGCTTTAGCCCTCAAACTAGCTTCCCAAGGCGCCAAACTCGTTCTTGCTGCACGAAATCAAGACGCTTTAGAAAAAATAGCTGATGCTTGTATTCAAAGTGGGACTCAAGCTTTAAGCGTTCCCACCGATGTCACAAAGCCCGAAGATTGCTGTCATTTAATCGAGCAAACCGTGAAATATTTTGGCAGTATTGATGGACTGGTCAATAATGCAGGGATCAGTATGTCAGTGCGATTTGAAGAGGTCAAAGATCTCACGTTATTTGAGCGGATTATGCAGGTGAATTATCTAGGTTCTGTTTATTGTACCTATTATGCACTTCCCTATCTAAAAACCTCTAAAGGATTGCTGGTGGCGATTTCATCTTTGACGGGTAAAACAGGAATTCCAACCCGTTCTGGATATGCAGCCAGTAAACACGCAATGCAAGGTTTTTTTGATTCTTTACGAATTGAATTACGGGGGACGGGGGTAGATGTGTTAGTGGTTTCTCCGGGTTTTGTTGCTACGGATATTCGGAACCGAATTTTGGGAGCCGATGGACAACCAATGGTTACAGGTTTACCAAAGGGGCAAAAAGATATCATGTCGATTGAGGAATGTACCGAGCAGATTTTCAGGGCAATGCAAGAAAGAAAACGAGAATTAGTAATGACAAGTCAAGGACGTTTGGGGCATTGGCTCAAATTAATTGCACCGGATTTATTGGATAGAATAATTTACCGAAAATTTCTTTCAAAACTCGATTAA